From the genome of Marixanthomonas ophiurae, one region includes:
- a CDS encoding UvrD-helicase domain-containing protein, which yields MKTTSPFTIYNAAAGSGKTFTLVKEYLSSLLLSKNEGSYKNLLAITFTNKAVAEMKQRIVLNLVEFSKETSVTNPPDMMTLLAAETGMNLETIQTTSKAIVKHLLHHYSAFSVETIDRFNHQLLRTFARDLKLSSNFEVSLDVDQLLAEAVDQLISKAGDDKKITNILLDFALEKTDDDKSWDIARDITKASSLLFSENESNQVGKLKQRSLDDFLSFKKQLLKQQKKLSGNIIQVASITLKTIADNGLDESHFSGKYLYSYFVKLSEGNFDVPYGAKWQETLGDKPLYPGRVKAPESSIMDGLTPELVSAFSTSKKLVFQLHLINSIVKNLTPLSVINLVQQEIEAIKEEKNILPISEFNSIINKEIKNQPAPFIYERLGEKYRHYFIDEFQDTSELQWENLIPLIENALSQQVADEEVGSLLLVGDAKQSIYRWRGGKPEQFMDLYGGKTPFAVSKAEVETLDTNYRSYKEIITFNNSFFTFVSKYFGDSGHTHLYEIGNKQKHTKKEGGYVQIEFIEKQSAAEKEETYAKLVLQTIQDLKDSGYQEQDICILTRRKKEGIALGSWLMENGISIVSSETLLLQSSPLVQGLMQTLIYSLQPENEEAKINMLDFIHEFLAISEEKHTFFIQFLNESAEEVTQTLQQYEIDFNPNFIHSVSLYEAFEYCIRQFKLEPNADAYLFGFMDLVYEFEQQPLASKTAFLEYWDAKKEKASVAAAETTGAVRLMTIHKAKGLEFPIVIFPFAETDLYKEIEPKTWFKAPENNFGFEEALINFNSSVAEFGEQGAKIYAERRNTLELDNLNLLYVTLTRAVEQLYIFSEKPSKVKDQPKNFNQLFVEYLKHEQQWNDGQLLYQFGNKATKKVKKERSITNTVAPTYINSSPSSRNLKIVTKEALLWDTETEAAILSGNLFHDTMAEIKYESDASEILDNIKKRAIVSESDFKILKEAVETLISDKKLNHLFQPSEKVENERDLMTSEGKILRPDRLNFHPDGSVSIIDYKTGSQSEKHKIQINQYATALSEMNFKIAEKILVYTSENGILINKA from the coding sequence TTGAAAACAACCTCGCCTTTTACCATTTATAACGCTGCCGCAGGAAGTGGGAAGACTTTCACCCTTGTAAAAGAATATTTAAGCTCGTTACTGCTTTCAAAAAATGAAGGAAGCTATAAAAATTTGTTAGCAATAACCTTTACCAACAAAGCGGTTGCTGAAATGAAACAACGTATTGTTTTAAATTTAGTTGAATTTTCAAAGGAAACTTCAGTTACCAACCCGCCGGATATGATGACACTTCTCGCTGCTGAAACCGGGATGAACCTCGAAACTATTCAAACAACTTCAAAAGCAATTGTAAAACATTTACTACATCATTATTCGGCGTTTAGTGTAGAAACAATTGATCGTTTTAACCACCAATTATTACGAACCTTTGCACGTGATTTGAAACTTTCTTCAAATTTTGAAGTGAGTCTGGATGTAGATCAATTATTGGCAGAAGCCGTGGATCAATTGATAAGCAAAGCAGGCGACGATAAAAAGATTACTAATATCCTATTGGATTTCGCACTTGAAAAAACCGATGATGATAAATCGTGGGATATTGCTCGCGACATTACCAAAGCTTCTTCGCTACTTTTTTCTGAGAATGAATCTAATCAAGTTGGAAAGCTGAAGCAACGATCCCTCGATGACTTTCTTTCGTTTAAAAAGCAATTGCTGAAACAACAGAAAAAACTTTCAGGAAACATCATTCAAGTTGCCTCCATTACACTAAAAACAATTGCCGACAATGGGTTAGACGAAAGCCACTTTAGTGGCAAATACTTATACAGCTATTTTGTAAAGCTTTCTGAAGGAAATTTTGATGTTCCCTATGGAGCCAAATGGCAAGAAACTTTAGGAGATAAACCATTGTATCCAGGACGTGTAAAAGCACCCGAAAGCAGCATTATGGACGGATTGACTCCAGAATTGGTTTCTGCTTTTTCAACGAGTAAAAAATTGGTGTTTCAGCTTCACTTAATCAATTCCATAGTAAAAAATCTTACGCCGCTTTCCGTGATAAACTTGGTTCAGCAAGAAATAGAAGCCATTAAGGAAGAGAAAAACATCTTACCTATTTCAGAGTTTAATTCCATCATTAATAAAGAAATAAAAAACCAGCCAGCACCTTTTATTTATGAACGACTGGGCGAAAAATACCGTCATTATTTTATTGATGAGTTTCAAGACACTTCCGAATTGCAATGGGAAAACTTAATTCCATTGATTGAAAATGCGTTATCACAACAAGTAGCAGATGAAGAAGTAGGTTCGTTATTATTGGTAGGCGATGCCAAACAATCTATCTATCGTTGGCGAGGCGGCAAACCCGAACAGTTTATGGATTTGTATGGTGGCAAAACTCCTTTTGCTGTCTCAAAAGCCGAGGTAGAAACCTTAGACACCAATTATAGGAGTTACAAAGAGATTATTACGTTCAATAATTCATTTTTTACGTTTGTTTCAAAATACTTCGGTGATTCCGGTCATACGCATTTATATGAAATAGGTAATAAACAAAAGCATACTAAAAAAGAAGGTGGCTATGTTCAGATTGAATTTATTGAAAAACAATCGGCTGCAGAAAAGGAAGAAACTTACGCAAAATTGGTGTTACAAACCATACAGGATTTAAAAGACAGTGGTTATCAAGAACAAGACATCTGTATTTTAACGCGCCGTAAAAAAGAGGGAATTGCGCTGGGTTCTTGGCTTATGGAAAACGGAATTTCAATTGTTTCTTCTGAAACATTATTACTACAATCTTCGCCATTGGTTCAAGGATTAATGCAAACGCTTATCTATTCTTTACAACCTGAAAATGAAGAAGCAAAAATAAATATGCTTGATTTTATACACGAGTTTCTTGCCATTTCAGAAGAAAAACATACATTTTTCATCCAGTTTTTAAACGAATCTGCTGAAGAAGTAACGCAAACCTTACAGCAATACGAAATCGATTTTAACCCCAATTTCATACATTCAGTTTCCTTATATGAGGCGTTTGAATATTGCATTCGTCAATTTAAATTAGAGCCAAATGCCGATGCCTATCTCTTCGGATTCATGGATTTAGTGTATGAGTTTGAACAACAACCCTTGGCTTCAAAAACTGCTTTTTTGGAGTATTGGGATGCCAAAAAAGAAAAAGCCTCTGTCGCCGCGGCCGAAACTACCGGAGCGGTACGATTAATGACTATTCATAAAGCAAAAGGACTCGAATTTCCTATCGTGATATTCCCGTTTGCTGAAACCGATTTGTATAAAGAAATAGAACCTAAAACTTGGTTTAAAGCCCCTGAAAATAATTTTGGTTTTGAAGAGGCTTTAATAAACTTTAATAGTAGTGTAGCAGAATTTGGTGAACAAGGCGCTAAAATTTATGCCGAACGCAGAAACACGTTAGAACTCGACAACTTAAACCTGCTCTACGTAACCCTAACAAGGGCGGTAGAACAACTCTATATTTTTTCTGAAAAGCCAAGTAAGGTAAAGGATCAGCCAAAGAATTTTAATCAACTGTTTGTGGAATACCTTAAACATGAGCAACAATGGAACGATGGCCAATTGTTGTATCAATTTGGTAATAAAGCCACCAAAAAAGTTAAAAAAGAACGTTCTATAACGAATACGGTAGCGCCTACATATATTAACAGTTCGCCGTCAAGTCGTAACTTAAAAATTGTTACTAAAGAAGCATTGCTTTGGGATACCGAAACCGAAGCTGCCATTTTAAGCGGAAACCTCTTCCACGATACGATGGCTGAAATTAAATATGAAAGCGATGCTTCGGAAATATTAGACAATATAAAAAAACGAGCGATTGTTTCAGAAAGTGATTTTAAAATTTTAAAAGAAGCGGTTGAAACTTTAATAAGTGATAAGAAGTTAAACCACTTATTTCAACCTTCAGAAAAAGTAGAAAACGAACGGGATTTAATGACTTCAGAAGGGAAAATATTACGTCCCGACCGATTGAATTTTCATCCCGACGGCAGCGTAAGTATTATAGATTATAAAACCGGAAGTCAATCTGAAAAACACAAGATTCAAATAAACCAATATGCAACAGCGCTTTCAGAAATGAATTTTAAGATTGCCGAAAAAATCTTGGTTTATACTTCAGAAAATGGCATACTTATAAATAAAGCCTAA
- a CDS encoding superoxide dismutase yields the protein MAFELPKLQYAFDALEPHIDAKTMEIHHDKHHNGYTNKLNAAIEGTDQDGKTIENILNNLDMDDKAVRNNGGGFYNHRLFWEVMSPNGGGKPSGALAEAINSAYGSFEDFKEKFSTAAKTQFGSGWAWLCVHEGGKVEVCSTPNQDNPLMPGVGCGGTPILGLDVWEHAYYLNYQNRRPDYVNAFFNVINWDEVSKRYEQNK from the coding sequence ATGGCTTTTGAGTTACCGAAATTACAGTATGCTTTTGATGCATTAGAACCACATATTGACGCAAAAACGATGGAAATCCATCATGATAAACACCACAACGGATACACCAACAAATTGAACGCAGCCATTGAAGGAACTGATCAAGATGGAAAAACAATCGAGAATATTTTGAATAATCTTGATATGGACGATAAGGCTGTCCGTAACAATGGTGGTGGTTTCTACAATCACCGATTGTTCTGGGAAGTAATGTCACCAAATGGTGGTGGAAAACCCTCAGGAGCATTAGCCGAAGCAATTAATAGTGCATATGGAAGCTTTGAAGATTTTAAAGAGAAATTTTCTACAGCAGCGAAAACTCAATTCGGATCAGGATGGGCTTGGCTTTGTGTTCATGAAGGGGGTAAAGTGGAGGTTTGCTCTACCCCTAACCAAGACAATCCATTAATGCCTGGAGTAGGCTGTGGCGGAACACCAATTCTTGGGTTAGATGTTTGGGAACACGCGTATTACCTAAATTACCAAAACCGCAGACCTGATTACGTAAATGCATTTTTTAATGTGATCAATTGGGATGAAGTTTCTAAACGATACGAGCAGAATAAATAA
- a CDS encoding amidophosphoribosyltransferase, whose product MSDALKHECGIAMVRLLKPLEYYKEKYGTAFYGVNKMYLMMEKQHNRGQDGAGFASIKLDVDPGERYISRVRSNKSQPIQDIFAQINGRINEEFIRHPEYKNDVAAQKKNIPYIGELLLGHVRYGTFGINSVENVHPFLRQNNWMHRNLIIAGNFNMTNTTEQFNNLIKLGMHPKEKADTITVMEKIGHFLDEGVRKLYKKSKKAGLNKMEASPFIAENLKIEKILKKSARDWDGGYAMAGMLGHGDGFVLRDPAGIRPAYYYKDDEVIVVASERPAIQTVFNVAFEDIKEVEPGHAIILKKDGSFSEKKILEPLERKSCSFERIYFSRGSDAEIYEERKELGRLVMPKVLKEINHDTENTVFSFIPNTAETSFYGMLDAAQNELNKQKNEAILEEEGNLTTERLQQIQRHKIRTEKIAIKDVKLRTFITEDSSRDDLVAHVYDVTYGVVKPTDNLVIIDDSIVRGTTLKKSILKMLDRLNPKQIVVVSSAPQIRYPDCYGIDMARLEGLVAFQAALALHKERGTYDVVEEIYHKCKEQLHVEDKDVVNHVKDLYAPFSDQEISDKIADIISDNNINADVKLIFQSVDDLHKACPKNLGDWYFTGNYPTNGGKRVVNKAYVHFYEGNPERAY is encoded by the coding sequence TGGAAAAACAGCATAACCGTGGTCAAGATGGTGCTGGTTTTGCTAGTATTAAACTCGACGTAGATCCTGGAGAGCGTTATATAAGCCGAGTACGATCTAATAAATCGCAGCCTATACAGGATATTTTTGCTCAAATTAACGGTCGTATAAATGAGGAGTTTATAAGACACCCAGAATACAAAAATGATGTCGCCGCCCAAAAAAAGAACATCCCTTACATTGGCGAATTACTTTTAGGTCACGTTCGGTATGGAACTTTCGGTATTAACAGCGTGGAAAACGTACATCCTTTCCTTCGCCAGAACAACTGGATGCACCGTAATTTAATTATTGCTGGTAATTTCAATATGACGAATACTACCGAACAGTTCAATAATTTGATTAAACTTGGAATGCACCCTAAAGAAAAGGCTGATACCATTACTGTAATGGAAAAAATAGGTCATTTTCTAGACGAAGGTGTTCGCAAGCTTTATAAAAAATCAAAAAAGGCAGGGTTAAACAAAATGGAAGCTTCCCCCTTTATTGCTGAAAATCTAAAGATTGAAAAAATACTTAAAAAGTCGGCTAGAGATTGGGATGGTGGTTATGCCATGGCCGGAATGTTGGGTCACGGTGACGGTTTTGTGTTACGCGATCCTGCAGGAATACGTCCAGCTTATTACTACAAAGACGATGAAGTGATAGTTGTCGCTTCAGAAAGACCGGCAATTCAGACCGTATTTAATGTGGCGTTTGAAGATATTAAAGAAGTAGAACCTGGACACGCTATTATCTTGAAAAAAGATGGTAGTTTTTCAGAAAAAAAGATATTAGAACCTCTAGAGCGTAAATCTTGTTCGTTTGAGCGAATTTATTTTTCCCGCGGAAGCGATGCTGAAATTTATGAAGAGCGAAAAGAATTAGGGCGTTTAGTTATGCCAAAGGTTTTAAAAGAAATAAATCATGATACCGAAAATACCGTATTTTCTTTTATTCCAAATACAGCTGAAACATCCTTCTATGGGATGCTTGACGCTGCCCAAAACGAACTGAACAAGCAGAAAAATGAAGCCATTTTAGAAGAAGAAGGTAATTTAACCACTGAAAGGCTTCAGCAAATACAACGACATAAAATTCGCACCGAAAAAATTGCGATTAAAGATGTAAAACTGCGAACTTTTATTACCGAAGATAGCAGTCGTGATGACTTAGTTGCCCACGTATACGACGTCACCTACGGGGTTGTTAAACCAACGGACAATCTAGTTATTATTGATGATAGTATTGTACGCGGGACAACACTTAAAAAGAGTATCTTAAAGATGCTGGATCGATTAAACCCGAAGCAAATCGTCGTGGTTTCATCTGCTCCGCAAATTCGATATCCAGATTGTTATGGTATCGATATGGCACGTTTGGAAGGTTTAGTTGCATTTCAAGCAGCATTGGCTTTACATAAAGAACGCGGTACGTATGATGTTGTTGAAGAAATTTACCATAAATGTAAAGAGCAACTACATGTAGAAGATAAGGATGTAGTGAATCACGTGAAAGATCTATATGCTCCATTTAGCGATCAAGAGATCTCAGATAAGATTGCTGATATTATTAGTGATAATAACATTAATGCTGATGTAAAATTGATTTTTCAATCGGTAGATGACCTGCACAAAGCTTGTCCTAAGAATTTAGGTGACTGGTATTTTACAGGTAATTACCCAACAAATGGCGGAAAGCGAGTGGTTAACAAAGCTTACGTTCATTTTTACGAAGGAAACCCAGAAAGAGCGTATTAA